From one Candidatus Saganbacteria bacterium genomic stretch:
- a CDS encoding nucleotidyltransferase domain-containing protein, with protein sequence MNIKNDPLLNKFVAELKGRFKNRLKKTLLFGSRARGSHTAESDYDCILLLDDVRAEDKAFVDELESKILLEDFVLVSAFLMTEYKFESKKYEPFIMNAKKEGILL encoded by the coding sequence ATGAATATTAAAAATGATCCGCTTCTTAATAAATTTGTCGCAGAGTTAAAAGGGCGCTTTAAAAACAGGCTGAAAAAAACACTGCTTTTCGGTTCGCGGGCAAGAGGCAGTCATACGGCTGAATCCGATTATGATTGTATTTTGCTTTTGGATGATGTGCGGGCGGAGGATAAGGCATTTGTGGATGAGCTTGAATCAAAAATACTCCTTGAGGATTTCGTTTTAGTATCCGCTTTCTTAATGACAGAATATAAATTTGAATCCAAGAAATATGAACCTTTCATAATGAACGCCAAAAAAGAAGGCATCTTATTATAA
- a CDS encoding HEPN domain-containing protein has product MDEKLKPQINAMMQKSEEALKDASVLFDLGSYGAAASRAYYAVFHMLQAVLLVKNLSFSKHSGVIGGFSRHFIKEGLFPREYAGKIKNLWKNREIGDYEYETKISSKDARESIEEANLIVNSLKKYIESKF; this is encoded by the coding sequence ATGGATGAAAAATTAAAGCCACAAATTAACGCGATGATGCAAAAATCCGAGGAAGCGTTAAAAGACGCCTCTGTTTTATTTGATCTTGGCAGTTATGGGGCGGCTGCTTCGCGGGCTTATTATGCCGTTTTTCATATGCTTCAAGCTGTTTTGTTGGTCAAAAATCTTTCATTTTCAAAACATTCAGGCGTTATCGGAGGGTTCTCTAGACATTTTATAAAAGAGGGCCTCTTTCCGCGTGAATATGCTGGGAAAATTAAAAATCTTTGGAAAAACAGGGAAATTGGGGATTATGAATATGAAACAAAAATTAGCAGCAAAGATGCCCGAGAGTCAATCGAGGAGGCAAACTTGATCGTAAATAGCCTTAAGAAATATATAGAAAGTAAATTTTAG
- a CDS encoding nucleotidyltransferase domain-containing protein, with protein sequence MGQYQNRLFFLKDLKTDLQELYHQRFKGMFLFGSYAHGNEKPESDVDIGVIIDDYSDVCGEIDAMGGIASSLSLENNIVISLHPFREKDWINKKTPLILNLKKEGIAI encoded by the coding sequence ATGGGACAATATCAAAATAGGCTTTTTTTCCTGAAAGATCTAAAAACTGATCTGCAGGAACTATATCATCAAAGATTCAAGGGGATGTTTTTATTCGGCTCGTACGCGCATGGGAATGAAAAACCCGAATCCGACGTGGATATCGGCGTAATTATCGATGATTACAGCGATGTTTGCGGTGAAATCGATGCAATGGGGGGGATCGCGTCTTCGCTTTCTTTGGAAAATAACATTGTTATTTCACTCCATCCTTTCCGAGAAAAAGACTGGATAAATAAAAAAACACCGCTAATTTTAAACCTGAAAAAAGAAGGGATCGCAATTTAA
- a CDS encoding HEPN domain-containing protein, translated as MSEEIKALLEKAGESIKAAKLLLSEEHCGFASGRGYYAMFYVAEALLLSKELAFSKHAGVISAFGKHFIKTNILDHKFHRYLLDAYEYREIGDYEPLEKISRATAEAVISHAEELLAAAKSYLKL; from the coding sequence ATGTCCGAAGAAATAAAAGCATTGCTTGAAAAAGCTGGCGAAAGCATCAAAGCGGCAAAATTGCTTCTAAGCGAAGAACATTGTGGCTTCGCATCAGGCAGGGGATATTATGCGATGTTTTACGTGGCCGAGGCTTTACTTTTATCGAAAGAACTGGCATTCTCAAAGCATGCCGGCGTTATTTCCGCGTTTGGAAAACACTTTATTAAGACGAACATTTTAGATCATAAGTTCCACCGTTATTTGCTTGATGCTTATGAATACCGTGAGATCGGGGATTACGAACCCCTTGAAAAGATTTCAAGAGCTACGGCTGAAGCGGTTATTTCCCATGCTGAAGAGCTGCTGGCAGCGGCAAAGAGCTATCTTAAGTTATAA
- a CDS encoding aminoacyl-tRNA hydrolase, with protein MYLIAGLGNPGPKYINTRHNIGFIALEALSKDLGYKELKFKHKCDSFILEANYSGKKLILAEPQTFMNNSGIAVSKLLNFYKIEKAHLIVIYDDLDLEVGTLRIKESGSSGGHKGVDSIIQNIGTSEFSRIRIGIGRDSHFADMADYVLSRIPNEQSEILSNAAITASDAVQEIISNGIASAMNKYNR; from the coding sequence ATGTATTTAATTGCAGGCCTTGGGAATCCCGGGCCCAAATATATAAATACAAGGCATAATATCGGCTTTATCGCCTTGGAAGCTTTATCTAAAGATCTAGGGTATAAAGAATTAAAATTCAAGCACAAATGCGATTCCTTCATTTTGGAAGCAAATTATTCGGGAAAGAAACTGATCCTCGCTGAACCCCAGACTTTTATGAATAATTCAGGGATCGCCGTTTCAAAATTGTTGAACTTTTATAAGATCGAGAAAGCTCATTTAATTGTTATATATGATGATCTCGATCTAGAGGTCGGGACTTTAAGGATAAAAGAAAGCGGGAGTTCCGGCGGGCATAAGGGAGTCGATTCGATAATCCAAAATATTGGCACTTCGGAATTTTCGAGGATAAGGATCGGCATAGGCCGCGATTCTCATTTTGCCGATATGGCTGATTATGTTTTAAGCCGAATACCAAATGAACAAAGTGAGATACTGTCTAATGCGGCCATTACAGCTTCCGATGCGGTGCAAGAAATTATTTCAAACGGCATCGCGTCCGCAATGAATAAGTATAATAGATGA
- the mfd gene encoding transcription-repair coupling factor: protein MIASLLNSLLQDQNFIRSVSSKKFQGLVSGAKAAVLSALSIKHKKIFIVTQSTEESNWLKQEIALFNDKVGIDILPAPDAMPGESSVSPEIIGQRLSILNKLSKPDQNITIAPLRAILYKTTEKIDRKLSLRKNSRLNSEKFIAELILFGYKRLPVVGERGEFSVKGGIIDVFPTNAESPIRIELFGDDIESLRSFDPVSQRSKAPIDEALILQNDEKREKCLFQILPKDILVVLDEEPMLKAATERFEKDSDLFSEAKHDICSFSEIRSQIDSYEKINFTSFLEPGFEPVFSAPGTFADKLDDILKLKKKVIVVTQHAARLPETPSIIGQLRGGFEFNDHIVLTDRELFNIEPRKPKIHSKKNEGVGEDIRSEFKNGDYIVHEDYGVGIYRGLQKIEEGEFALIEFAEGDKLYVPSNLMGRVEKYVSEDNYKPKLSRMGGNSWKVLKAKVKRSVKDLTRELLSLYAERRKAQKNPYPRDDIWQKELEDSFPYEETDDQLRSIADVKRDLESEAPMDRLLCGDVGYGKTEVALRAIVKVASSGKQVAVLVPTTILAEQHFHFFKDRLASFPFRIASLSRFRSKQEQKEIVEKLKAGEVDIVVGTHRLLSKDIVFKDLGLLVIDEEHRFGVSAKEKLKKIKKNIDVLSMTATPIPRTLYFSLSGARDLSLIQTPPADRSPVRTYVVNFNHSLVREAILRELDRGGQIFFVHNYIETIDNLALILKQLIPELRVAVAHGQMLEAKLEKTMEEFLNREHDVLLCTSIIESGLDIPNVNTIIIDRADRLGLAQLYQLRGRVGRSPVRAYAYFLYHQEEASTQTALARLKAIQEFTSLGSGYKLALRDLEIRGSGNLLGAQQHGHMLAVGFDLYCELLEEAVKEVKGIKEPTPRQVIIDIREDAYIPQDYVEDEQQRVALYRRLNLLSGNKEVDDLKDEMRDRFGKIPIQLTKLFKILYLKVRAQQAGIRSIKGDGIAQVQFSDGRVKKFRLSSQDKIKEIGEALNI from the coding sequence ATGATCGCCTCTTTATTAAACAGCCTTCTTCAAGATCAGAATTTCATTCGTTCAGTTTCCAGTAAAAAATTTCAAGGTCTGGTATCCGGCGCTAAAGCTGCGGTCCTTTCGGCCCTATCGATAAAACACAAAAAGATATTTATTGTCACGCAATCTACCGAAGAATCCAATTGGTTAAAACAAGAGATCGCATTGTTCAACGATAAGGTCGGGATCGATATACTTCCTGCGCCCGATGCAATGCCCGGCGAATCAAGCGTGTCGCCTGAAATCATAGGCCAAAGGCTTTCTATTCTAAATAAATTATCCAAGCCCGATCAAAACATAACGATCGCGCCTCTTCGCGCTATCTTATATAAAACAACGGAAAAGATAGACAGGAAACTATCATTACGAAAAAATAGCCGATTAAATTCTGAAAAATTTATCGCAGAACTTATTTTGTTTGGATATAAAAGGCTTCCGGTCGTGGGAGAGCGTGGGGAGTTTTCGGTCAAGGGCGGGATCATCGATGTTTTTCCGACAAATGCCGAAAGCCCGATAAGGATCGAGCTATTTGGAGATGATATCGAATCGCTAAGAAGTTTTGACCCGGTATCACAGCGATCAAAAGCGCCAATTGATGAAGCTTTAATCCTTCAGAACGACGAAAAAAGGGAAAAATGCTTGTTTCAAATATTGCCTAAGGATATTTTGGTTGTTTTAGACGAAGAACCAATGCTAAAAGCAGCCACTGAACGATTCGAAAAAGATTCAGATCTGTTTTCCGAGGCAAAGCATGATATCTGTTCGTTTTCAGAAATTAGAAGCCAGATCGATAGTTATGAGAAAATAAATTTTACATCCTTTTTAGAGCCTGGTTTCGAACCTGTCTTTTCAGCGCCTGGAACATTCGCCGATAAGCTCGATGATATTTTGAAACTCAAAAAGAAAGTCATCGTAGTTACACAGCATGCGGCAAGGCTTCCAGAGACCCCATCAATTATTGGCCAATTGCGTGGCGGATTCGAATTCAACGATCACATTGTATTGACAGACAGGGAGCTTTTTAATATCGAACCGAGGAAGCCTAAGATACATTCAAAAAAGAACGAAGGCGTCGGCGAAGATATCCGGTCGGAGTTTAAAAACGGCGATTATATTGTCCATGAAGATTATGGGGTTGGCATTTATCGCGGCCTCCAGAAGATCGAAGAAGGGGAATTTGCTTTAATTGAATTTGCCGAGGGAGACAAACTTTATGTCCCATCAAATCTTATGGGGCGGGTCGAAAAGTATGTTTCAGAAGACAACTATAAGCCAAAGCTTTCAAGGATGGGAGGCAATTCATGGAAGGTTCTCAAGGCGAAAGTCAAAAGATCCGTCAAAGATCTTACTCGCGAACTATTATCTCTCTATGCAGAGAGGAGAAAAGCACAAAAAAATCCATATCCTCGAGACGATATCTGGCAAAAGGAATTGGAGGATAGTTTTCCTTATGAGGAGACCGATGACCAATTAAGATCGATCGCCGATGTTAAGCGCGATCTCGAGTCGGAAGCGCCTATGGACCGCCTTCTTTGCGGGGATGTGGGTTACGGGAAAACAGAAGTGGCCCTTCGAGCCATAGTAAAAGTCGCATCCTCGGGCAAACAAGTTGCCGTATTGGTCCCGACTACAATATTAGCCGAACAACACTTTCATTTTTTCAAAGATAGGCTTGCATCATTCCCATTTCGCATAGCTTCCCTTTCACGGTTCAGGAGCAAGCAAGAGCAGAAAGAGATCGTCGAAAAACTTAAAGCCGGAGAAGTCGATATTGTAGTTGGGACGCATAGATTGCTGTCGAAAGATATTGTTTTTAAGGACTTGGGTCTGCTTGTGATCGATGAAGAACATAGATTCGGGGTTTCGGCTAAAGAGAAACTTAAAAAGATCAAGAAAAATATCGATGTCTTAAGTATGACGGCAACGCCTATCCCGAGAACTTTATATTTTTCACTATCTGGCGCGCGCGACCTTAGCCTAATTCAGACGCCGCCTGCCGATAGGTCGCCTGTCAGGACGTATGTTGTAAATTTCAATCATTCTTTGGTCAGGGAAGCCATCTTGCGCGAATTGGACAGGGGCGGACAAATATTCTTCGTCCATAATTATATTGAAACAATAGATAACCTCGCTTTAATATTGAAGCAATTGATCCCGGAGCTTCGAGTAGCGGTAGCGCATGGGCAAATGCTCGAAGCGAAGCTCGAAAAGACCATGGAGGAGTTCCTAAACAGGGAACATGATGTATTGCTTTGTACATCGATCATTGAATCTGGGTTAGATATTCCAAATGTTAATACAATTATTATTGATAGGGCAGATCGGCTGGGGCTGGCACAGCTTTATCAATTAAGAGGAAGAGTTGGAAGATCGCCGGTCAGGGCTTATGCTTATTTTCTATATCATCAGGAAGAAGCCTCAACTCAAACCGCTCTTGCGAGACTTAAGGCTATACAAGAATTCACGTCACTTGGTTCCGGATATAAACTTGCGTTGAGAGACCTAGAAATTAGGGGATCAGGCAATCTTTTGGGGGCGCAGCAGCATGGCCATATGCTTGCGGTAGGCTTTGATCTCTACTGCGAGCTTTTGGAAGAAGCGGTCAAAGAAGTAAAGGGCATTAAAGAGCCGACTCCAAGACAGGTAATTATAGATATTAGGGAAGACGCCTATATCCCGCAAGATTATGTTGAGGATGAACAGCAAAGAGTTGCGCTATACAGGAGATTAAATCTTTTGAGCGGCAATAAAGAGGTGGATGATCTCAAAGATGAAATGCGCGATAGGTTCGGCAAGATCCCGATACAATTAACAAAATTATTCAAAATATTATATTTAAAGGTCAGGGCGCAGCAAGCAGGTATTCGGTCAATAAAAGGCGATGGGATAGCGCAGGTTCAATTCTCCGACGGGCGCGTAAAAAAATTCAGGCTTTCTTCCCAAGACAAAATAAAAGAGATCGGGGAGGCTCTTAATATCTGA